AAATTAGTTTTAAGTGTGAACCAGCTTTAactcaaaatcaaataaaagttcACACAATTGTTTCTAGAGttcaaaactgaaataaatgaggAGGTGTGTGTTGATATTCAAAACACTTGTCTTAGTATTTTTTATAAGAAGAAATATACTTCCAAAATTCTTTCCCCATCATAATCTAAACacaaactttaattaaaaatatatataaatcagtaGAATACCATACTACAAATGCCCGGAAACACAGAATAAAGATCAAAAACTGCTTGGAAATATTGCTAATACTTTTTGGAATTATACTCATAACCTAATAAAGATTATGAACTAACACAATCATTATTGGGGCCAACATTTTGAAATTCTATCAATTCTAGCACCAGCAAAGTATTATACACATAAAACTGAGAAACAGATCATCTTTACTTCAGAAAAACACAGTCCTACAGAGTGGACTCACTATTTAGCTAGTTTAAGGGTCAGTCTGAGGCATATATCTACCTTGGAGCCATTAATACCTTTATCTGAATAAATCTCCAGTTATTTGGTATGTGTTGAAAATTATTACTGGAATGAAATATAATCTATCATGGAGATAACCCATTTTTTTCATCCATGATgccaattaaaataataaggcTATAACATTTGAAACTtacctttaataaaaattaacatattctagtactttaaaaaaaaaaccaaaacaaccaaaTCTCTAGTCCCTGAAAGCCTAACCAAGACTCCATTATTAATTCCTCACTTTTTCCAAAACACAAGTTTTAATATCTAGGATTTTGCAACATCAAATTGCCACTATATCCACTGTAAAGCATTTAGAGATTTCTCAAGTGTGAAAAGAATTTCATTAGTGATTAGACAGTGAGCAACAACCTGAAAGCCACTGGAGTGTCCTCATCCTACCTTAATCCCAAGGTCACTACTTAATAACAATTCTCCAACTGGCACAAACGATTTACCACTAGATGAGAAGATATGGAAGAACATAATTTTTACACTTTTTCCAAACAGGTCTTCAAAATTCAACAGAGCTTGGACTGTGAGAGTTGTAAACCTAGCTAATCAGATTGCTTCATCtcaattggggaaaaaaaggcacaaaagaaaaacaagcagcaTAACCTTTATTTGGTGATACAATAGGTGAACAGTGTTCTAAAAATTTGAACACTGAATTTTACTCATGTgataatttgttttctatctaAGCAATTTATTCAGATGTGTGCTTCAAAATACACATTAGGAACCCTGCAACTGCTATGTTCTTAGAAATCTTTTTCATGGTAATacattatttatctttctataaTTAGAGAGaagaatcataaagatcataCTTTATTTTTAGCCTGAcagaataaatgtattttatatatatatatctcttccAAAACCAGTGCACTTGGAAGTTTCTAATTTATGCACTTTGTTGTTCAAATCAAAAAGCTGTACATCTTCCAGTATCCACAATATAACACAGTCTGAGTAAAAATGCACATTCCTTTAACCCCTTTACTTAtctctgaatttgtttttattggggGGGGGATATAGAAGCTGTTGTGTAGAACTATCTTTATTTAGAACAAAACATTAtttcctacattaaaaaaaataattttatcaaaacCAAATTTCAATCACAGTTCTCTATGATTTTCAGTTAAGGGTACTTGTTGaaattgcactttgcagatatctTGACAGTGTCCTTTATAGAGCGCCCCATTTCAGCCTATGTTTTTATCAGTAGAAACAGTTTCTTCCAGAGTTTTCTTTTGGCTTCCCTTCCGtgaatatttgtatttgtctaCATAGGCTTTAACCAGATTTGCTACTTTAGTAGAATTTACTTCTCCACTTTTACTATGACaaacctataaaaaaaaaaaaaagagggatggggatttttttttcataattaaagggataaaagcaaaatggaaagcTTTGTGAAAAACTACCCCTAAAGAAATGAcctcttttttttcacatgtttCATATCTCATATGAGCTTACTCAAAAGGTAAAAGGAGACAAGAATTAGAAGCAGCTATCTCTTACTATTTCAACTAGATTTAATTAAGTATTCCTTTATTAAAATAGAGATGgttcaaaataatatatatataacaccaCTAAAACTATAACTTACTTTATCTACCGCTTTGCGTACAATCTCTTTATATTCTTCCTTGGTGATatctttattttgataaaatggCTTAATGGCCAATTTTACCTCCTGTGCTGCTCTTTCTTGAATTTGCAATTTCTggtaagagaaaaatgtataattattattTGCCTAATTACATACtttcaaaaaatctttaaaaatataaaactggaaaCACTAACACATTTTACATTACTGCAAAGAACAGTTCAAATATTAGCATCGTAAAAACAAAGTAGTTATTTCTTAACAcatatcaaaacttttttttttaagggccccacccatggcatatggcggttcccaggctaggagtcgaatcagagctacagctgccggcctacaccacagctcacggcaatgcctgatccttaacccactgagcaaggccaaggatcgaacccgcaacctcatggctcctgatcggatttgtttccactgagccacaacaggaacacccttcaaataattattaaatcCCCTTCACCACATGTACAATAcaaagctgttatttttttttatctttatcataTACAGAATTATATAGTTTGCTCTCAACTTTGAACTTGCCTTGTCTGTCTTCGAGCTATCTGCGCTGGCTTCCACTGTAACACTTACTTTGCTTTCTGCCAATTTTACAGCAGCATTAGAAGCTTTGCTGTGACTTGATGACGAAGTATTACCAGAACTTGGTCCCTGAACTGTTCCCGtatttcctggggctgctgtcaGAGCAGGCAAGACTGGCGTACTCATGTTATTACTTACATGAGAAGCACTAGGAATACCCTGTTTTAAAGAGTTATCATCAGTTAATGAATTACTTGCACTCAACAGAAGTCATTTAGTCACCTattagaaataacattttttaaaaaagcgattttaatacataaatactTAAGAGAAATGCATATTTCAGGTCATATCTAAAGGACTCTGAAGAAAAATGAgtaacattctgaaaaagaacccTATTCAAATATGCCATGATGACTTCTAAATCATATATAGGTACTGTAATGTTTTGACAGTAACACTAAAACCAACAAGAAGAGCAGCATTAACAATAGTAACTTTCTACAAGGCTCTTTAAATTAAGTGTCCTCACtttaaagatggaagaaaataagacAGTGAAATCAGATGGCTTGCAGTGAGCTGACAGTAGAAAAAGATATAAGGTCCCAAAGTAACACTTCCCTGTTCTTTCGAACATATCTTGCTGCCAGGATTCTCGAAATTCTAAGCTGCAGACACGAAACCATAAGCAACACAATGTTTACAAATTATTATTCCAATTTTCTATATGCCTCAGAGGCACTCTTTCGTTTTTTAGCATGGTAAATTTGTGAAAATGAAACATTGATGGTAATGGACAATGAACTTTATGTGGTGTCTGTCCAAACAAGATAGTACGAGCTTTATCTctggttttttttaagggccacacccgcagcatatgaagttcctgaactagggggtcaaattggacttctgtgacctacactgcaggtcacagaaatgctgcatccttaacccactgagcaaggccagggatcaaacatcatcttcatggatactagttgggttcattaccactgagctacaatgggcaCTCCTATCACAGTACTTAATAACAAGTTCCCAAcacctaaaaagtccaaaaaattagggaaaaaattttaactgtCCACCACTTGATTCTGGTTTGGTTCATAATTTGGCCCTCTTAATCTGACCAAAAAACCTGTCTGAGTATCAGTAATAGCATAATATAGCTTACATATGATAACATgcattcacttctttttcttatttgggggtgggaggtttGGGGAAAGGACAGTGAAAGAGGTGTTATGACGGTATACCATATACCTACCAAGTAAGCCATTTCGTGGAGCTGCCAGGCAGCCCTTTCTTCAACATCTGTCCCTAATAACTAAATGTTTACAATGGCTATGTTGATTAAAGTTAAGTTGCTAAAAACATACCTGCAATTGCTTTCCATCTGGCTGTGAAGCAATGTAGCCGACTTGctgggatggtgggggtgggggtgggggtggtggtagtCCCTGAGATACACTGGTAGGAGCAGCTACTTGCATGAGAGGCACTCCTGTGTGCAGATGCAAGGGCAGCTGAGGATGAATATTAAATGGATTACGCTGGATGTTCATCAAAGGAGCATGAACACCAACTGGGTATGGGAAGATATTCATAGGCTGGTGTTGCGCATTCATTTGTTGCGGCATTACATTCATTTGTGGTTGCATCATATTTATAGGTAGCTGAGAACCATCGCCTTGTTGGTTTGTTTGGTCTTTTAGGTTAGAatctatcaaaagaaaaaaagcttatgAAAAAAGTCATGTTACAAATTTCTTTTGATGGAGAACCAAAGAACCACTGGTTCCAGTAAAATTAATTAGCAATTAAATATTCAGAACACCTAAACCAATACCCAGTTATTCAGTTTAATCCTGTCACTTCTAAATAATGTGGGCTGACTGTctaactagaagaaaacattcaactaaaattatttttaagagtaaCTTCACATTATAACATCAGTCAACACTAgaaaagcatcaaaaagaattGGTAGCTCAAGAAAACTTACTAGTTAAAGAAATAATCACATAAAATTTAAGTAGATTACTAAATTAGAAGGttaatcactttttaaatcttCAACAGCTTTTTTCTTACATGTTCTTAAGAGAAGTCAAGGaaagataaatctttttttagcAGAATTCTTTAAAGGCAAGCAATGATCAAAAAACCTCAAGTACACACATCTaacataaatgaaatagaatttaaatCCTGCCTATGAAGAACCCAAATTCTTCTACTGTAGGAAATTTACTTTAACACATTTAGGTGTTTGGCAAGGTTTGGGGCAGGgctggagtgaaaaaaaaagaaaaagaaaataaatattgaagtaTATAACTATAAAAAGGGGTCATTTCAGTTTATACAAATAAAGTATTAAATTTATAATCTTTCTTTGAATAAAACAGTGTTAATTAATAAACATAATGTTACCCTGTTCAGTTGTTTCCTCTTCTTGTCTCGTCCATCCAGACTGTGGACCTGAAGAATTCCTCCCTCGACGTGAATAATAGTTTTGTACATCTGCTGGTAGAGTCTTTCTCACAGCCCAACTCGATGCAGATGTCCATCCCGACCTATCTGCTGGTGTATCAAATGAGAACTCTTGCTCACTCTTCCGTTTATAGGGCTGCTGTTCCACAAACTTCAAAGTCTCATTCCCTGAACTATTTGAATTCCCTGAGAGGGGTTTTCGGTTTTGCCACCTATTTTCATTTTGATCTGTATAGGCAAAACCACCTCTGTAAGTGCCTCTGCCACGGTTACCTCTACCACGGTTAGACCTCCAGCCTGAACCAAAGTTTTTATTCCAAGAATTccctgaattttcatttctcttttcttcccaatgagaatctttcaacttttctggaTTTCTGGTTCTTGGATCAGgcccagaatttattttttctgttaccCAGTTGGGACAGTCATTTCTATGTTTGTCAGCAGAATTTGAATCACTAGCATCTGGACAAacgtcatttttttcttttcttgtattttcacTCTGTTTCTCTGGGTCATTCTTCCTGTATCGCTCATTTCCTCGTGGACATCTCCAACCATCGTTTGCCCATCTTTCCTTCCATCGAGGAGAGTAACTGTCTCTGTCATTTCTACCAAATGATGAACTCTTACTTTTTGTTCTAGATCTTGACGGTGATCTAGAACGAGATCTGGACCGTGACCATCTTCTGGTTCTCCTTTCTCTATCCCGATCTCTCCTTGGCCCATCTCTATCACTTTCTCTTTCCCCGCTCTGGGACCTGGATTTTTCTCTTGGGGAGGAACCTTTCACTCTTGGCTGAGATCTTCTGTTCTCCCTAGAAGTATCTCTTTTGGGGGAGAGtgattcagatcttttgccttcCTTAGTGCCATCTCTTTTTGGAGATCGAGACTGAGATGGTCTCCTTTCTCTTCCACTATCCTTTTTTGGGGACTGAGAACGAGATGATTTCCGTCCTCTTGCAGATTCTTTCTTGGGAGATGGTGATTGAGacttcctgctttcttttccagtttctctTCTGGGAGATGGAGACTGAGACCGCTTCTTTTCTCGCGCAGTGTCTTTGTTGGGAGACCAAGTTGTAGATGGAGAATGAAATCTAGATCTTCGTGTACgaggctttttggctttttctatCGTATCTATTGGACTTTCAGATGGCTGAGATACAgattcaactttttcttttacagGATCAGAAGATGACATATTCTTTTGGAAACTGTGTTCCACAGAATTTTCATTCAATTGTTTAGCATCAGCATTAACAGATGGTTCAATTTCAGATTCATTCTGGTCACTGCAAAATGACTCACATTCCATAGGTATCATTTCATTATTGTCCTCACTAAAATGCTTCTCAATCTGTTCAATGTGTGTTTTAGGCAATTCTGTTGTTTTGGAATGTTCGACCAGAGATTCAGTCTTTTCTTCTAAAGATTTGTCCAATTGGGtgttaagattattttttaatgaattattttcagaGTCTTGAATACTATTGAAATTTTCATTCCCTGAAGTATTACATGTTGCaattatttctacattttcattttcaacatGCCCAACCTCTGAGCTCTTAATAGATTTTCTGTCCACTGTTTGTGTAATTCCACCCTCAGAAGATTCTAATTTTGGGCTGTCACCAAACTGCTCTGTTTTTACTGTAGAATCTTTATGATCAATCATTTCTACTACAGGACTCTCCATAACTTTTTCTTCATTAGCCACTGACTCTGCATTCACAGGTAAGTCACCTAGGCTTGATACTGATTGGTGTACTTCAATTTCAGGTCCTGAACATGGAAGAAAATCATCTGGAGGATGATCTGTAAATGTATCTGCTCTTACCTCTGAATCTGTAGGTCCAGCTATTTGGTCTTGATTTTCCAACGGATCACCtcctttttcagaaatattttcagaaatctcACTTTCCAGACATAAAACATTAGCCTCTATACCTGTATTCTtaacttttttaatttcttcctcctctccaacTAGCACAGGAGGATCTTGGGCACCAGATCCAGAATATGAAGATTCCACTCTTTCCTCTGTATCACTGGTCTCAGTACGttcctcattttcttctattaACCCACTACAACTTCTCAAGCCATTAGCAGGCTCATTTTCTCTATTTACCTGCACAGTGTCACTACTTTCTACCTCtgattggttttctttctctaacaCAGATGGTATGTCAGATTCTGCCATTTCTTCATCTACTGAATCACTGGAAGATGATTTTTCATGGGGAGGTACAGAACTCCGAAGTTTCTTTTTCAGTAAAGgtggttttcttcctcttcttaaagaCTTCCGTTTTGGAGGCTGCCTCGTTTGCTTTTCTGACTCAGCTGAAGAGGAAACACTCACAGATGGATTACTGTTATCTGGGGCATCACACCCAGAATGATTTGATATTGGGGATCTCTGAGATTGACTGACTGGTTCAGCTCTCGTGTTACGTGTAGATCTCCTTGTAGGAGTTGTTGCTGCAGGTTTTCGTCTTGACCCTCTGGTGTTTGAGGTACCAgaagtttgtttcttctcttctccttcttgagTATGTGCTAATGCATACCCTTTGCAAGAAGTACCTAATAATATATGttttgtaaaaagtaaaaagtatatGTTTCAGCAAATGATAACAATTTGGCTTCAACTTATTTTAGCACAAAATAAACATCTACAACAGAATCAAATGACATATACTTGTGaatcaaattataaataaatgcatagcTACTAACATCTGAGTAATATCAATTTTTTAATACCACTGAAATGAATTACCATAAGATTTGAATCCATGTGGACAATTttatagggggaaaaaacaaaggaaaaatgctTGGTCTGATAATGGCCATCTGATTTATGAATTGTTATTACCTAGGTAAAAGCAAGAGACAAAATGCTATCTACAAATAGTAAAGATTCAAACGATTTGTTCATAATTAATAGGTGATATTACTTTTAAAGTTCTATGCTTTGGACACTGAAGCCCTAAGCAGAAAGGACACCTCTAATCAGTTTCTCAAAGAAATGAAgttgtatttcttaaaataaaagcgACTTCCTAGTTGGAACTATTTTAAAGTCaaattgtataaatatttacagaaatatcTAGGACTTGCTATCTACATTTTACAGCTTTTCTAAGTCATCAACACACACTTCTTATAAGATTGAaatatttatgtgttttaaatctagaaaaaatttcaaaaactttaCCAAAATTTTCTAAAGATATGGTACTTGATGGAAAAATAGTTCTTGGCAACACAGAAGAGATGAGAGGAAGGACTTCTGTTTCAATATTCCAGGGTATAAAACCAATTctgaaaattcaaaacaaaatacaattttgtttaaatggtttaaaaaattaagccagcaatttatttatttattttttgtctttttagggctgaacccagagtatgtggaggttcccaggctaggggtcgaatcagagctgtggctgccagcctacactacagacacagcaacaggtgatccaagcggcatctgtgacccacaccagtacagctcacggcaacactggatccttaacccactgagcgaggtcagggatcaaacctgcatccttgtggatactagtcagatttgcttccactgagccatgatggaaactcctaaaccAGCAATTTAAAAGGATTAATTTGCCAAATCAGATCAGCCCTATTAAAATACAGGgtgcttaaattattttttttcaaagagccaatacattttttttccaaaaaggaaattcaagGTTATTCATTGTTCAAAGGTGGCTATCAATtggctgcaaaaacaaaaaataaagcaaaataaaaaaccttttaaaagcatgttttttGATAAATTAATAGCAAAGGGAGATCAAGGACAAGTTAATATGTATTACCTGTTTCTTGCTGAAATAAGTTAACACAATATTCTCTCAagaatttttttagcttttattttttttgcaccATTCTAAAAACAACTTGTTAACAAAATGcatg
Above is a genomic segment from Phacochoerus africanus isolate WHEZ1 chromosome 7, ROS_Pafr_v1, whole genome shotgun sequence containing:
- the SCAF11 gene encoding protein SCAF11 isoform X5; this encodes MKKKTLYTLNVGDQEYEDMEGEENKDNTATTGLLYSEADRCPICLSCLLEKEIGFPESCNHVFCLTCILKWAETLASCPIDRKPFQAVFKFSALEGCVKVQVKRQLRETKDKKNESSFKKQLSYQENSKSCVRKNVIREDLLSTKLYDLKMIYRNSKYSEMGGKKNAIIKTNKPRRSNQCTNHCFRNFFSNIFSSSSHTGESSFTCTAYCTEFIEGSEISALIRQKRQELELSWFPDTLPGAERIGFIPWNIETEVLPLISSVLPRTIFPSSTISLENFGTSCKGYALAHTQEGEEKKQTSGTSNTRGSRRKPAATTPTRRSTRNTRAEPVSQSQRSPISNHSGCDAPDNSNPSVSVSSSAESEKQTRQPPKRKSLRRGRKPPLLKKKLRSSVPPHEKSSSSDSVDEEMAESDIPSVLEKENQSEVESSDTVQVNRENEPANGLRSCSGLIEENEERTETSDTEERVESSYSGSGAQDPPVLVGEEEEIKKVKNTGIEANVLCLESEISENISEKGGDPLENQDQIAGPTDSEVRADTFTDHPPDDFLPCSGPEIEVHQSVSSLGDLPVNAESVANEEKVMESPVVEMIDHKDSTVKTEQFGDSPKLESSEGGITQTVDRKSIKSSEVGHVENENVEIIATCNTSGNENFNSIQDSENNSLKNNLNTQLDKSLEEKTESLVEHSKTTELPKTHIEQIEKHFSEDNNEMIPMECESFCSDQNESEIEPSVNADAKQLNENSVEHSFQKNMSSSDPVKEKVESVSQPSESPIDTIEKAKKPRTRRSRFHSPSTTWSPNKDTAREKKRSQSPSPRRETGKESRKSQSPSPKKESARGRKSSRSQSPKKDSGRERRPSQSRSPKRDGTKEGKRSESLSPKRDTSRENRRSQPRVKGSSPREKSRSQSGERESDRDGPRRDRDRERRTRRWSRSRSRSRSPSRSRTKSKSSSFGRNDRDSYSPRWKERWANDGWRCPRGNERYRKNDPEKQSENTRKEKNDVCPDASDSNSADKHRNDCPNWVTEKINSGPDPRTRNPEKLKDSHWEEKRNENSGNSWNKNFGSGWRSNRGRGNRGRGTYRGGFAYTDQNENRWQNRKPLSGNSNSSGNETLKFVEQQPYKRKSEQEFSFDTPADRSGWTSASSWAVRKTLPADVQNYYSRRGRNSSGPQSGWTRQEEETTEQDSNLKDQTNQQGDGSQLPINMMQPQMNVMPQQMNAQHQPMNIFPYPVGVHAPLMNIQRNPFNIHPQLPLHLHTGVPLMQVAAPTSVSQGLPPPPPPPPPSQQVGYIASQPDGKQLQKLQIQERAAQEVKLAIKPFYQNKDITKEEYKEIVRKAVDKVCHSKSGEVNSTKVANLVKAYVDKYKYSRKGSQKKTLEETVSTDKNIG
- the SCAF11 gene encoding protein SCAF11 isoform X2, with the protein product MKKKTLYTLNVGDQEYEDMEGEENKDNTATTGLLYSEADRCPICLSCLLEKEIGFPESCNHVFCLTCILKWAETLASCPIDRKPFQAVFKFSALEGCVKVQVKRQLRETKDKKNESSFKKQLSYQENSKSCVRKNVIREDLLSTKLYDLKMIYRNSKYSEMGGKKNAIIKTNKPRRSNQCTNHCFRNFFSNIFSSSSHTGESSFTCTAYCTEFIEGSEISALIRQKRQELELSWFPDTLPGAERIGFIPWNIETEVLPLISSVLPRTIFPSSTISLENFGTSCKGYALAHTQEGEEKKQTSGTSNTRGSRRKPAATTPTRRSTRNTRAEPVSQSQRSPISNHSGCDAPDNSNPSVSVSSSAESEKQTRQPPKRKSLRRGRKPPLLKKKLRSSVPPHEKSSSSDSVDEEMAESDIPSVLEKENQSEVESSDTVQVNRENEPANGLRSCSGLIEENEERTETSDTEERVESSYSGSGAQDPPVLVGEEEEIKKVKNTGIEANVLCLESEISENISEKGGDPLENQDQIAGPTDSEVRADTFTDHPPDDFLPCSGPEIEVHQSVSSLGDLPVNAESVANEEKVMESPVVEMIDHKDSTVKTEQFGDSPKLESSEGGITQTVDRKSIKSSEVGHVENENVEIIATCNTSGNENFNSIQDSENNSLKNNLNTQLDKSLEEKTESLVEHSKTTELPKTHIEQIEKHFSEDNNEMIPMECESFCSDQNESEIEPSVNADAKQLNENSVEHSFQKNMSSSDPVKEKVESVSQPSESPIDTIEKAKKPRTRRSRFHSPSTTWSPNKDTAREKKRSQSPSPRRETGKESRKSQSPSPKKESARGRKSSRSQSPKKDSGRERRPSQSRSPKRDGTKEGKRSESLSPKRDTSRENRRSQPRVKGSSPREKSRSQSGERESDRDGPRRDRDRERRTRRWSRSRSRSRSPSRSRTKSKSSSFGRNDRDSYSPRWKERWANDGWRCPRGNERYRKNDPEKQSENTRKEKNDVCPDASDSNSADKHRNDCPNWVTEKINSGPDPRTRNPEKLKDSHWEEKRNENSGNSWNKNFGSGWRSNRGRGNRGRGTYRGGFAYTDQNENRWQNRKPLSGNSNSSGNETLKFVEQQPYKRKSEQEFSFDTPADRSGWTSASSWAVRKTLPADVQNYYSRRGRNSSGPQSGWTRQEEETTEQDSNLKDQTNQQGDGSQLPINMMQPQMNVMPQQMNAQHQPMNIFPYPVGVHAPLMNIQRNPFNIHPQLPLHLHTGVPLMQVAAPTSVSQGLPPPPPPPPPSQQVGYIASQPDGKQLQGIPSASHVSNNMSTPVLPALTAAPGNTGTVQGPSSGNTSSSSHSKASNAAVKLAESKKLQIQERAAQEVKLAIKPFYQNKDITKEEYKEIVRKAVDKVCHSKSGEVNSTKVANLVKAYVDKYKYSRKGSQKKTLEETVSTDKNIG
- the SCAF11 gene encoding protein SCAF11 isoform X1, with amino-acid sequence MKKKTLYTLNVGDQEYEDMEGEENKDNTATTGLLYSEADRCPICLSCLLEKEIGFPESCNHVFCLTCILKWAETLASCPIDRKPFQAVFKFSALEGCVKVQVKRQLRETKDKKNESSFKKQLSYQENSKSCVRKNVIREDLLSTKLYDLKMIYRNSKYSEMGGKKNAIIKTNKPRRSNQCTNHCFRNFFSNIFSSSSHTGESSFTCTAYCTEFIEGSEISALIRQKRQELELSWFPDTLPGAERIGFIPWNIETEVLPLISSVLPRTIFPSSTISLENFGTSCKGYALAHTQEGEEKKQTSGTSNTRGSRRKPAATTPTRRSTRNTRAEPVSQSQRSPISNHSGCDAPDNSNPSVSVSSSAESEKQTRQPPKRKSLRRGRKPPLLKKKLRSSVPPHEKSSSSDSVDEEMAESDIPSVLEKENQSEVESSDTVQVNRENEPANGLRSCSGLIEENEERTETSDTEERVESSYSGSGAQDPPVLVGEEEEIKKVKNTGIEANVLCLESEISENISEKGGDPLENQDQIAGPTDSEVRADTFTDHPPDDFLPCSGPEIEVHQSVSSLGDLPVNAESVANEEKVMESPVVEMIDHKDSTVKTEQFGDSPKLESSEGGITQTVDRKSIKSSEVGHVENENVEIIATCNTSGNENFNSIQDSENNSLKNNLNTQLDKSLEEKTESLVEHSKTTELPKTHIEQIEKHFSEDNNEMIPMECESFCSDQNESEIEPSVNADAKQLNENSVEHSFQKNMSSSDPVKEKVESVSQPSESPIDTIEKAKKPRTRRSRFHSPSTTWSPNKDTAREKKRSQSPSPRRETGKESRKSQSPSPKKESARGRKSSRSQSPKKDSGRERRPSQSRSPKRDGTKEGKRSESLSPKRDTSRENRRSQPRVKGSSPREKSRSQSGERESDRDGPRRDRDRERRTRRWSRSRSRSRSPSRSRTKSKSSSFGRNDRDSYSPRWKERWANDGWRCPRGNERYRKNDPEKQSENTRKEKNDVCPDASDSNSADKHRNDCPNWVTEKINSGPDPRTRNPEKLKDSHWEEKRNENSGNSWNKNFGSGWRSNRGRGNRGRGTYRGGFAYTDQNENRWQNRKPLSGNSNSSGNETLKFVEQQPYKRKSEQEFSFDTPADRSGWTSASSWAVRKTLPADVQNYYSRRGRNSSGPQSGWTRQEEETTEQDSNLKDQTNQQGDGSQLPINMMQPQMNVMPQQMNAQHQPMNIFPYPVGVHAPLMNIQRNPFNIHPQLPLHLHTGVPLMQVAAPTSVSQGLPPPPPPPPPSQQVGYIASQPDGKQLQGIPSASHVSNNMSTPVLPALTAAPGNTGTVQGPSSGNTSSSSHSKASNAAVKLAESKVSVTVEASADSSKTDKKLQIQERAAQEVKLAIKPFYQNKDITKEEYKEIVRKAVDKVCHSKSGEVNSTKVANLVKAYVDKYKYSRKGSQKKTLEETVSTDKNIG
- the SCAF11 gene encoding protein SCAF11 isoform X4 — protein: MWAIRSMKTWKTLASCPIDRKPFQAVFKFSALEGCVKVQVKRQLRETKDKKNESSFKKQLSYQENSKSCVRKNVIREDLLSTKLYDLKMIYRNSKYSEMGGKKNAIIKTNKPRRSNQCTNHCFRNFFSNIFSSSSHTGESSFTCTAYCTEFIEGSEISALIRQKRQELELSWFPDTLPGAERIGFIPWNIETEVLPLISSVLPRTIFPSSTISLENFGTSCKGYALAHTQEGEEKKQTSGTSNTRGSRRKPAATTPTRRSTRNTRAEPVSQSQRSPISNHSGCDAPDNSNPSVSVSSSAESEKQTRQPPKRKSLRRGRKPPLLKKKLRSSVPPHEKSSSSDSVDEEMAESDIPSVLEKENQSEVESSDTVQVNRENEPANGLRSCSGLIEENEERTETSDTEERVESSYSGSGAQDPPVLVGEEEEIKKVKNTGIEANVLCLESEISENISEKGGDPLENQDQIAGPTDSEVRADTFTDHPPDDFLPCSGPEIEVHQSVSSLGDLPVNAESVANEEKVMESPVVEMIDHKDSTVKTEQFGDSPKLESSEGGITQTVDRKSIKSSEVGHVENENVEIIATCNTSGNENFNSIQDSENNSLKNNLNTQLDKSLEEKTESLVEHSKTTELPKTHIEQIEKHFSEDNNEMIPMECESFCSDQNESEIEPSVNADAKQLNENSVEHSFQKNMSSSDPVKEKVESVSQPSESPIDTIEKAKKPRTRRSRFHSPSTTWSPNKDTAREKKRSQSPSPRRETGKESRKSQSPSPKKESARGRKSSRSQSPKKDSGRERRPSQSRSPKRDGTKEGKRSESLSPKRDTSRENRRSQPRVKGSSPREKSRSQSGERESDRDGPRRDRDRERRTRRWSRSRSRSRSPSRSRTKSKSSSFGRNDRDSYSPRWKERWANDGWRCPRGNERYRKNDPEKQSENTRKEKNDVCPDASDSNSADKHRNDCPNWVTEKINSGPDPRTRNPEKLKDSHWEEKRNENSGNSWNKNFGSGWRSNRGRGNRGRGTYRGGFAYTDQNENRWQNRKPLSGNSNSSGNETLKFVEQQPYKRKSEQEFSFDTPADRSGWTSASSWAVRKTLPADVQNYYSRRGRNSSGPQSGWTRQEEETTEQDSNLKDQTNQQGDGSQLPINMMQPQMNVMPQQMNAQHQPMNIFPYPVGVHAPLMNIQRNPFNIHPQLPLHLHTGVPLMQVAAPTSVSQGLPPPPPPPPPSQQVGYIASQPDGKQLQGIPSASHVSNNMSTPVLPALTAAPGNTGTVQGPSSGNTSSSSHSKASNAAVKLAESKVSVTVEASADSSKTDKKLQIQERAAQEVKLAIKPFYQNKDITKEEYKEIVRKAVDKVCHSKSGEVNSTKVANLVKAYVDKYKYSRKGSQKKTLEETVSTDKNIG